A genomic stretch from Paraburkholderia dioscoreae includes:
- a CDS encoding amino acid ABC transporter permease, with protein sequence MVEFTLWDIARNLLLAARWTVLLSLIAFVGGGIVGLILLAMRVSPIAWLRRIVVVYVEVFQGTPLLMQLFLAFFGLPLLGVDVSPWVAATVTLTLYTSAYLVDIWRGCVEAVPRGQWAAGASLGMTFGQQLRYIVWPQALKIAVAPTVGFLVQVVKSTALASIIGFTELTKTGTMITNAAFRPFPIYGMVAMIYFAMCFPLTWYARVLEKRQKVGQHR encoded by the coding sequence ATGGTCGAATTCACGCTGTGGGACATTGCCCGCAATCTGTTGCTCGCCGCCCGCTGGACCGTGCTGCTTTCGCTGATCGCGTTTGTGGGCGGCGGCATCGTCGGGCTGATTCTGCTCGCCATGCGCGTGTCGCCGATCGCCTGGCTGCGCCGTATCGTCGTGGTGTACGTGGAAGTGTTTCAGGGCACACCGCTGCTGATGCAGCTCTTCCTGGCGTTTTTCGGTTTGCCGCTGCTCGGTGTCGATGTATCGCCGTGGGTCGCGGCCACCGTCACCCTGACGCTCTATACCAGCGCGTATCTGGTCGACATCTGGCGCGGCTGCGTCGAAGCCGTGCCGCGCGGTCAGTGGGCCGCGGGCGCGAGTCTCGGCATGACGTTCGGCCAGCAGTTGCGCTATATCGTGTGGCCGCAGGCGCTGAAAATCGCCGTGGCGCCGACAGTCGGTTTTCTCGTGCAGGTGGTGAAAAGCACGGCGCTTGCGTCGATCATCGGTTTCACGGAATTGACCAAGACCGGCACCATGATTACCAACGCCGCGTTCCGCCCGTTTCCGATCTACGGCATGGTCGCGATGATCTACTTCGCGATGTGTTTCCCGCTGACGTGGTACGCGCGTGTGCTGGAGAAAAGACAGAAGGTCGGCCAGCATCGCTGA
- a CDS encoding xanthine dehydrogenase family protein molybdopterin-binding subunit encodes MSQGLLDAQNGAEPSKAGARAAGGLSRRTFLKFGVTVGAAAGGGLLLGFSMPAASQDQKAGKSVIGGDGVETPQSGVFAPNAFIQIDTAGKVTLVIPKVEMGQGVYTSIPMLIAEELEVPLDTVTVDHAPPNEKLFMDPLLGGQLTGGSTSIRYAWEPMRKAGATARTVLISAAAQQWQVDPASCHAQAGQVIHAASKRSIGYGQLVTAAASLPAPQNVKLKDPKDFKLIGTAVKRLDSPEKVDGTALFGLDVRVPDMVYAAIANCPVFGGTLASVDDTNAKKIPGVRQVIKIDNAVAVIGDHTWAAKRGVQALVIKWNEGSGANLSMKQIVDDLANASQRNGAVARKDGDVANAFSNAKTRVDAVYQQPFLAHATMEPINCTVHVRPDGCDVWLGSQVPTRVVDAAVAVTGLPADKIVVHNHLIGGGFGRRLEFDMVTQAVKVGKQVSTPVKVVWTREEDIQHDMYRPYYYDKISAGLDSNSKPIAWQHRIVGSSVIARFAPPAFKNGVDPDAVEVASDLPYDLPNQLVDYVRQEPHAVPTAFWRGVGPTRSTFVVESFIDELAAQAKVDPVKYRQDLLGKTPRALNVLNVATQAANWGSAVPKGQGRGVSVMHAFGSFFGIVVDVAVDQGEVAVKRVVCAVDCGMVVNPNTVEAQVQGGIIFGITAALYSEITIKDGRVEQNNFTDYRMLRIDQTPPIEVHIVKSSEAPGGIGEPGTAALAPALTNAIFAATGKRLRQLPVGSQLQTA; translated from the coding sequence ATGTCCCAGGGATTGCTCGATGCACAGAACGGCGCAGAGCCGTCGAAAGCCGGCGCGCGCGCCGCAGGTGGATTGTCGCGCCGCACCTTTCTGAAATTCGGCGTGACGGTGGGCGCGGCGGCGGGCGGCGGCCTGCTGCTCGGCTTCAGCATGCCGGCCGCCAGCCAGGATCAGAAGGCCGGCAAATCGGTGATTGGCGGCGACGGTGTGGAAACGCCGCAAAGCGGCGTGTTCGCGCCGAACGCGTTCATCCAGATCGATACCGCGGGCAAGGTCACGCTGGTGATTCCGAAGGTGGAGATGGGCCAGGGCGTCTATACGTCGATTCCGATGCTGATCGCCGAAGAACTCGAAGTGCCGCTCGACACGGTCACCGTCGACCACGCACCGCCGAACGAAAAGCTCTTCATGGACCCGCTGCTCGGCGGCCAGCTCACGGGAGGTTCGACCTCGATCCGCTATGCATGGGAGCCGATGCGTAAAGCCGGCGCCACCGCGCGCACGGTCCTGATCAGCGCGGCCGCGCAGCAATGGCAGGTCGACCCGGCCAGTTGCCATGCGCAGGCCGGGCAGGTGATTCACGCGGCCAGCAAGCGCAGCATCGGCTATGGCCAGCTGGTGACCGCGGCCGCCAGTCTGCCCGCGCCGCAGAATGTCAAGCTCAAGGACCCGAAAGACTTCAAGCTGATCGGCACGGCGGTCAAGCGTCTCGATTCGCCGGAGAAAGTGGACGGCACCGCGCTGTTCGGGCTCGACGTGCGCGTGCCCGACATGGTCTATGCGGCGATCGCGAACTGTCCGGTGTTCGGCGGCACGCTCGCCAGCGTCGACGACACCAATGCGAAAAAGATTCCCGGCGTGCGCCAGGTCATCAAGATCGATAACGCGGTCGCGGTGATCGGCGACCACACCTGGGCAGCCAAGCGCGGCGTGCAGGCGCTCGTCATCAAGTGGAACGAAGGCTCGGGCGCGAATCTGTCGATGAAGCAGATCGTCGACGATCTCGCCAACGCCTCGCAGCGCAACGGCGCGGTGGCGCGTAAAGACGGCGACGTCGCCAATGCGTTCAGCAACGCGAAGACGCGCGTCGACGCCGTGTATCAGCAGCCGTTCCTCGCGCACGCCACGATGGAGCCGATCAACTGCACGGTGCATGTGCGCCCCGACGGCTGCGATGTCTGGCTCGGCTCGCAAGTGCCGACCCGGGTAGTGGACGCCGCCGTGGCGGTCACAGGCTTGCCCGCCGACAAGATTGTCGTGCACAACCATCTGATCGGCGGCGGCTTCGGGCGGCGGCTGGAATTCGACATGGTCACGCAGGCCGTCAAGGTCGGCAAACAGGTGTCCACGCCGGTGAAAGTGGTCTGGACGCGCGAAGAAGACATTCAGCACGACATGTACCGGCCGTATTACTACGACAAGATCTCCGCGGGACTGGATTCGAACAGCAAGCCGATTGCGTGGCAGCACCGGATAGTCGGTTCGTCGGTGATCGCGCGCTTCGCGCCGCCCGCGTTCAAGAACGGCGTCGATCCCGACGCGGTTGAAGTCGCTTCGGACCTGCCGTATGACTTGCCTAACCAGTTGGTCGATTACGTTCGCCAGGAGCCGCATGCGGTGCCCACCGCATTCTGGCGCGGCGTGGGACCGACACGCAGCACTTTCGTGGTGGAGAGTTTCATCGACGAACTCGCGGCCCAGGCCAAAGTCGATCCCGTCAAATACCGTCAGGATCTGCTCGGCAAGACGCCGCGCGCGCTGAACGTGCTCAACGTCGCCACCCAGGCGGCGAACTGGGGCAGCGCGGTGCCGAAGGGGCAAGGGCGCGGCGTGTCGGTCATGCATGCGTTCGGCAGCTTCTTCGGGATTGTCGTCGACGTCGCGGTGGATCAGGGCGAGGTGGCGGTCAAGCGGGTGGTGTGCGCGGTCGATTGCGGCATGGTGGTCAATCCGAACACGGTGGAGGCGCAGGTGCAGGGCGGCATCATCTTCGGTATCACGGCGGCGCTCTATAGCGAGATCACGATCAAGGACGGCCGCGTGGAGCAGAACAATTTCACCGACTACCGGATGCTGCGGATCGATCAGACGCCGCCTATCGAGGTGCATATCGTGAAGAGCAGCGAGGCGCCCGGCGGTATCGGCGAACCCGGCACGGCGGCGCTCGCGCCAGCGCTGACCAATGCGATTTTCGCGGCCACCGGCAAGCGGCTGCGGCAATTGCCGGTCGGCAGCCAGTTGCAGACCGCTTAA
- a CDS encoding amino acid ABC transporter permease, producing MTYAFDFSGFGLYAGMLARGVAVTLGLTAVSTVLGAIVGIAGASVAVAGPKWARWVVASYVELIRNTPFIVQLFFVFFGLPSLGIHIDEVQAAILAMTVNLGAYAIEIVRAGIDSISRGQVQAAQALGLHGRQVFRYVVLPQAIANVFPALLSQVLIVMLGSAVVSQISVPDLTYAANFIQSRNFRSFESYLIITATYLLLSIVLRQILNRLGRGLFAGRAARGNDSAPRNWRNRLMWRGARTLPTER from the coding sequence ATGACCTATGCGTTCGATTTCAGCGGCTTCGGCCTCTATGCGGGGATGCTCGCGCGCGGCGTGGCCGTCACCCTGGGGCTGACGGCCGTTTCCACCGTGCTCGGCGCGATTGTCGGTATTGCCGGTGCGAGCGTGGCGGTGGCCGGACCGAAATGGGCGCGCTGGGTGGTGGCGAGTTATGTGGAACTGATCCGCAACACGCCGTTCATCGTGCAGTTGTTTTTCGTATTCTTCGGCTTGCCGAGCCTCGGTATCCATATCGACGAAGTGCAGGCCGCGATTCTGGCCATGACCGTCAATCTCGGCGCTTACGCGATCGAGATCGTACGCGCCGGCATCGACTCGATTTCGCGCGGCCAGGTGCAGGCGGCGCAGGCGCTCGGTCTGCACGGGCGGCAGGTGTTTCGCTATGTCGTGCTGCCGCAGGCCATCGCCAACGTGTTTCCCGCGCTGCTGAGCCAGGTGCTGATCGTGATGCTCGGCTCGGCGGTGGTCTCGCAGATCTCCGTGCCCGATCTCACGTATGCGGCCAACTTCATCCAGTCGCGCAACTTCCGTTCGTTCGAAAGCTACCTGATCATCACCGCGACCTATCTGTTGCTGTCGATCGTATTGCGGCAAATCCTCAACCGGCTCGGCCGCGGTCTGTTCGCGGGCCGTGCGGCGCGCGGCAACGACAGCGCGCCGCGTAACTGGCGCAACCGCCTGATGTGGCGCGGCGCCCGCACTCTGCCCACGGAGCGTTGA
- a CDS encoding c-type cytochrome — protein MKNTLKGFGAALCVTLPLLAQTPAQAAAQSADPALVQRGAYLAKVGDCVACHTAPKGKPFAGGLPMTTPMGQIYTTNITPDQQTGIGGYTEEDFARAMREGVAKDGHNLYPAMPYPSYAKVNDDDMKALYAYFMSGVAPVQQANREPDIKWPLNMRWPLKFWNMVFLEKGVYQDKSGKDVAWNRGAYLIQGLGHCGSCHTPRGIAFQEKALDESGSAFLTGGLLDGWFAANLTGEHNVGLGRWNDQDLQAFLKTGANRHASAFGSMTSVINNSTQGMNDTDIAAMSTYLKSLPPAGGSGAAPYKYDPQATKVSLNRPANNEGARVYTAYCMHCHGVDGRGFAPMLAPLSGNPNVLEKDPSSLINVTLNGTEDLVIGGIPAPYPMPKYAPVLNDQQIADVLTFVRAGWNNGAPAVTAGDVAKLRKSTHAAR, from the coding sequence ATGAAAAATACACTGAAGGGTTTCGGTGCGGCGTTGTGCGTGACGCTGCCGTTGCTCGCGCAGACGCCGGCGCAGGCGGCCGCGCAATCGGCCGATCCAGCCCTGGTGCAACGCGGCGCCTATCTGGCCAAGGTCGGCGATTGTGTCGCCTGTCATACGGCGCCGAAGGGCAAGCCGTTCGCGGGCGGCCTGCCGATGACCACGCCAATGGGCCAGATCTACACCACCAATATCACGCCCGACCAGCAGACCGGCATTGGCGGTTACACGGAAGAGGACTTTGCACGGGCCATGCGCGAAGGCGTCGCCAAAGACGGCCACAATCTTTATCCGGCCATGCCGTACCCGTCGTACGCCAAGGTCAACGACGACGATATGAAAGCGCTGTACGCGTATTTCATGAGCGGCGTGGCGCCCGTGCAGCAGGCGAACCGCGAGCCGGACATCAAGTGGCCGTTGAACATGCGCTGGCCGTTGAAGTTCTGGAACATGGTGTTCCTCGAAAAGGGCGTCTACCAGGACAAGTCGGGCAAAGACGTGGCATGGAATCGCGGCGCGTATCTGATCCAGGGACTCGGGCACTGCGGCTCGTGCCATACGCCGCGCGGCATCGCGTTCCAGGAGAAGGCGCTGGATGAAAGCGGCAGCGCGTTCCTGACCGGCGGCCTGCTCGACGGCTGGTTCGCGGCAAACTTGACCGGCGAGCACAACGTCGGTCTGGGCCGCTGGAACGATCAGGACCTGCAGGCGTTCCTGAAGACCGGCGCGAATCGCCATGCCTCTGCGTTCGGTTCGATGACCAGCGTGATCAACAACAGCACGCAGGGCATGAACGACACGGACATCGCGGCCATGTCGACGTACCTGAAGTCGCTCCCGCCGGCAGGCGGCAGCGGTGCGGCGCCATACAAGTACGATCCGCAGGCGACGAAGGTGTCGCTCAACCGGCCGGCGAACAATGAAGGCGCGCGCGTCTACACGGCGTATTGCATGCACTGTCACGGCGTCGACGGGCGCGGCTTCGCGCCGATGCTGGCGCCGTTGTCCGGCAATCCGAACGTGCTGGAGAAGGATCCGTCGTCGCTGATCAACGTGACGCTCAACGGTACTGAAGACCTGGTGATCGGCGGCATTCCCGCGCCGTATCCGATGCCGAAGTACGCGCCGGTGCTCAACGACCAGCAGATCGCCGACGTGCTGACCTTCGTGCGGGCCGGGTGGAACAACGGTGCGCCGGCGGTCACGGCCGGAGACGTCGCCAAGTTGCGCAAGTCGACGCACGCAGCGCGCTAG
- a CDS encoding ABC transporter ATP-binding protein: MTHLTLQAVTRRFGAAHAVDSVDLSVPDGKLVCFLGPSGCGKTTLLRMIAGLETPTSGSIHFAGRDITRLPANQRDFGMVFQSLALFPHMTVAQNVAYPLKLRKTTKEQQTRRVAELLELIQLPHMANRPVTQLSGGQRQRVAIARAIASQPKLLLLDEPLSALDAKLREAMQVEIRLLQQRLGITTIMVTHDQREAMTMADEIVVMEKGRIAQVGKPLDIYRDPVSEFVADFIGLGNILPVTYDGAGGVSLPGGRRISVVQPARVPASSSDIRLLIRPEDVCVKAASDAAGPNRLAGTVTFIRDVGASLEATIDCAGFTLTAATTPRETPGIALGMAVLAELPPHACKLIAARAAH, from the coding sequence ATGACCCATTTAACGTTGCAGGCCGTGACCCGGCGCTTCGGCGCGGCCCATGCCGTGGACAGCGTCGATCTGAGCGTGCCCGACGGCAAGCTGGTGTGCTTTCTCGGCCCGTCAGGCTGCGGCAAGACCACGCTGCTGCGGATGATCGCCGGCCTCGAAACGCCGACCTCGGGCAGCATCCATTTCGCCGGACGCGACATCACGCGGTTGCCCGCGAATCAGCGCGACTTCGGCATGGTGTTCCAGTCGCTCGCGCTGTTTCCGCATATGACGGTCGCGCAAAACGTCGCTTATCCGCTGAAGCTGCGCAAGACCACGAAGGAGCAGCAGACGCGGCGCGTAGCCGAACTGCTGGAACTGATCCAGTTGCCGCACATGGCCAACCGCCCCGTCACGCAACTCTCCGGCGGCCAGCGCCAGCGCGTGGCGATTGCGCGCGCGATCGCGTCGCAGCCGAAACTGCTGCTGCTCGACGAACCGCTTTCCGCGCTCGACGCCAAGCTGCGCGAAGCGATGCAGGTGGAAATCCGCCTGCTGCAACAGCGTCTGGGCATCACGACGATCATGGTCACGCACGATCAGCGCGAAGCCATGACGATGGCCGACGAGATCGTCGTGATGGAGAAAGGCCGCATCGCCCAGGTGGGCAAGCCGCTCGACATCTATCGCGATCCGGTCAGCGAATTCGTCGCCGACTTCATCGGTCTGGGCAATATCCTGCCGGTCACGTACGATGGCGCGGGCGGCGTGAGCCTGCCCGGCGGCCGGCGTATCAGCGTCGTGCAGCCGGCGCGCGTGCCGGCCTCCAGTAGCGATATCCGTCTGCTGATCCGCCCGGAAGACGTGTGCGTGAAAGCCGCGTCCGACGCGGCGGGCCCGAACCGGCTGGCAGGCACCGTCACGTTCATCCGCGACGTGGGCGCATCGCTCGAAGCGACCATCGACTGTGCCGGCTTCACGCTGACCGCCGCCACCACGCCGCGCGAAACGCCGGGGATCGCGCTCGGCATGGCGGTGCTCGCGGAACTGCCGCCGCATGCGTGCAAGCTGATCGCCGCACGCGCCGCACATTGA
- a CDS encoding ABC transporter permease, with protein sequence MSTPIQTAQAARLQPRPPRTPRTPRLAATMPGQLGKATALLAAIVLFLAALPILTMITMSFSAADTLEFPPHAYGLHWYRAAWHSFVSPDASDSLSMGAALTTSLIVAISTMVIATLVSVPAAYALSRYRFRGKPAVEQLVALPLVYPLVMLGLSLLLVFNVLPVELGVFRLIIAHVILALPFTVKNCAASVAAIGPEFEEAACVMGASPGRALVDVILPLMRPGILAGMLFAFIVSFNEFTVTFFLYGIDTMTLPVWLYSRTVSSLDPTVFCFAVFIVAIDFALIWLLEKLIGDEGVAL encoded by the coding sequence ATGAGCACGCCGATTCAGACGGCGCAAGCCGCGCGCTTGCAGCCGCGCCCGCCCCGCACTCCCCGCACGCCGCGTCTGGCGGCCACCATGCCCGGCCAGCTCGGCAAGGCCACCGCCCTGCTCGCGGCGATCGTTCTGTTTCTCGCCGCGCTGCCGATCCTCACGATGATCACCATGTCGTTCAGCGCGGCCGACACGCTCGAATTCCCGCCGCACGCGTACGGCCTGCACTGGTATCGCGCCGCGTGGCACAGCTTCGTGTCGCCGGACGCGAGCGACTCGCTGTCGATGGGCGCCGCATTGACCACGAGCCTGATCGTCGCGATTTCGACGATGGTGATCGCCACGCTCGTCTCGGTGCCTGCCGCTTACGCGTTGAGCCGCTACCGTTTTCGCGGCAAGCCCGCGGTGGAACAACTGGTCGCGCTGCCGCTCGTGTACCCGCTCGTGATGCTCGGCCTGTCGCTGCTGCTGGTGTTCAACGTGCTGCCCGTCGAGCTCGGCGTGTTCCGCCTGATCATCGCGCACGTGATTCTGGCGCTGCCGTTTACCGTGAAGAACTGCGCGGCGTCGGTCGCCGCGATCGGCCCGGAGTTCGAAGAGGCCGCCTGCGTGATGGGCGCGAGTCCAGGCCGCGCGCTCGTCGACGTGATCCTGCCGCTGATGCGCCCCGGCATTCTCGCCGGCATGCTGTTCGCGTTCATCGTCTCGTTCAACGAATTCACGGTGACGTTCTTCCTCTACGGCATCGACACGATGACGCTGCCGGTGTGGCTCTACAGCCGCACGGTGTCGTCGCTCGATCCGACCGTGTTCTGTTTCGCCGTGTTCATCGTCGCGATCGACTTCGCGCTGATCTGGCTGCTCGAAAAACTGATCGGCGACGAAGGCGTTGCGCTGTGA
- a CDS encoding ABC transporter permease — MLARFSRRASSASGAVPDVPDAPAATAMEKARPWLLLAPILLFLAVLGAAALVVLRMSFGTQDNEWRGFTLQNYADLLDGYFMKSLWLTLKLAFQSMICAVLLAIPVALAMARTKSRLARRLLLAGVLLPLLVNLLLQGYGWLIILGPAGLLNHALLGSGLVQRPLMWLYRENGVLLGLIQTAFPLAVLPLSSAMRAVSSTYEEAAATLGATRWQTLRHVLLPLAMPGLVSGALLVFAYNASAFAVPLLLGGRRVPMLAVLVHDQVAPLLNWPAASASGVVLMVATLTVMALSQRLVRRTQRLAEEPHT; from the coding sequence ATGCTCGCGCGCTTTTCGCGGCGTGCCTCATCGGCGTCCGGCGCAGTGCCGGACGTGCCTGACGCGCCTGCCGCCACCGCGATGGAAAAAGCGCGGCCGTGGCTGCTGCTCGCGCCGATCCTGCTGTTTCTCGCCGTGCTCGGCGCCGCGGCGCTGGTCGTGCTGCGCATGAGCTTCGGCACGCAAGACAACGAGTGGCGCGGCTTCACGCTGCAAAACTACGCGGACCTGCTCGACGGCTACTTCATGAAGTCGTTGTGGCTGACATTGAAGCTCGCATTTCAAAGCATGATCTGCGCAGTGCTGCTGGCGATTCCCGTCGCCCTGGCGATGGCGCGCACGAAGTCGCGGCTCGCCCGGCGCCTCCTGCTGGCCGGTGTGCTGCTACCGCTGCTCGTCAATCTGCTGCTGCAGGGCTATGGCTGGCTGATCATTCTCGGGCCGGCCGGGCTGCTCAATCACGCACTGCTCGGCAGCGGCCTCGTGCAACGTCCGTTGATGTGGCTGTACCGCGAAAACGGCGTGCTGCTCGGCCTGATCCAGACCGCGTTTCCGCTCGCCGTGCTGCCGCTTTCGAGCGCGATGCGCGCGGTCTCGAGCACTTACGAAGAAGCCGCCGCCACGCTCGGCGCAACGCGCTGGCAAACGCTGCGTCACGTGCTGTTGCCGCTCGCCATGCCCGGCCTCGTGTCCGGCGCGCTGCTCGTGTTCGCGTACAACGCGAGCGCGTTCGCCGTGCCGCTGCTGCTCGGCGGACGACGCGTGCCGATGCTCGCCGTGCTGGTCCACGATCAGGTCGCGCCGCTGCTGAACTGGCCGGCGGCGTCCGCGTCGGGCGTGGTGCTGATGGTCGCCACGCTGACCGTGATGGCGCTGTCGCAGCGCCTCGTGCGCCGCACGCAACGTCTTGCCGAGGAGCCGCACACATGA
- a CDS encoding M23 family metallopeptidase, protein MGKRFDRTMMASLAGVWVALAVSGCASVGQQGAQTGAASGATVASAVPAASVPASDAAAATPVVTGADQSAPLKKSPPLVYRVKRGDTLARIAQRHHCSVGQLQAWNGLKASSRLKRGQVLRVASPETVRAVNAANAAAKAAAASGSAASGAARQTVAASAGSAGSAGAAQPQPAQSPAPSAAEAREVAQQTARHANGVSLAWPAGGSVVEAFQPGETRGIEISGKPGDPVRAAAGGKVMYAGTGLNSYGSLIIVQHNKDFLTAYSHNRKLLVKTGDIVVQGQQIAEMGDENNSRVSLGFELRRDGKPIDPMPYLPQGRG, encoded by the coding sequence ATGGGAAAGCGTTTCGACAGAACGATGATGGCCAGTCTGGCCGGCGTATGGGTTGCGCTGGCGGTCAGTGGGTGTGCGAGTGTGGGGCAGCAGGGTGCGCAGACCGGCGCGGCATCAGGCGCAACGGTTGCTTCAGCGGTGCCGGCCGCAAGCGTGCCGGCATCGGACGCGGCGGCGGCAACGCCGGTCGTGACCGGCGCCGACCAGAGCGCGCCACTCAAGAAATCGCCGCCGCTGGTGTATCGCGTCAAGCGCGGCGACACCCTCGCGCGCATCGCGCAGCGTCATCATTGCAGTGTCGGGCAGTTGCAGGCCTGGAATGGATTGAAGGCGTCCTCGCGGCTGAAGCGCGGGCAGGTGTTGCGCGTCGCGTCGCCGGAAACCGTGCGGGCGGTGAATGCAGCCAATGCGGCAGCAAAGGCCGCTGCGGCTTCCGGATCCGCGGCTTCGGGCGCGGCGCGGCAAACCGTGGCGGCATCGGCTGGATCAGCAGGATCAGCAGGCGCGGCGCAACCGCAGCCCGCACAGTCGCCCGCGCCCAGCGCCGCCGAAGCACGCGAAGTGGCGCAGCAAACCGCGCGTCACGCGAATGGCGTGTCGCTGGCCTGGCCTGCGGGCGGGAGCGTGGTTGAGGCCTTCCAGCCGGGAGAAACGCGGGGCATCGAAATCAGCGGCAAGCCGGGCGATCCCGTACGGGCGGCGGCCGGCGGCAAGGTGATGTACGCCGGCACGGGCCTGAACAGCTACGGCAGCCTGATCATCGTCCAGCACAACAAGGACTTTCTGACGGCTTACTCGCACAATCGCAAGCTGCTGGTCAAAACCGGCGATATCGTCGTGCAGGGACAGCAGATCGCCGAGATGGGCGACGAGAACAACTCACGGGTGTCGTTGGGCTTCGAGTTGCGCCGCGACGGCAAGCCGATCGATCCCATGCCGTACCTGCCGCAAGGACGCGGCTAG
- a CDS encoding transporter substrate-binding domain-containing protein, whose protein sequence is MNQRPTAQSRTRRVFATLAATLAFTGLGALCALPSAAHADALDTIAKSGTVRIGVFEDYPPFGSIGPDMKPMGYDIDVANLIGRALNAKVELVQVTGDNRMAYLADHKADMLLSVGQTPEREKVIDFSQPYAPYYLAVFGPKALPVKNAADLAGKSISVARGTLEDLSVTKIAPPTANIKRFDDPNGAISAFLSGQVQLMVVGNDVGATILARHPANDPEQKFSLFSSPDHVGLNKNEPRLKQKVDETIAKARKDGTMNAISQKWLRAPLPADL, encoded by the coding sequence ATGAACCAGCGCCCCACTGCCCAATCCCGCACCCGCCGGGTGTTCGCCACGCTCGCAGCGACGCTTGCCTTCACCGGCCTCGGCGCGCTGTGCGCGTTGCCGTCGGCCGCGCATGCGGACGCGCTCGACACCATCGCCAAGTCGGGCACGGTACGCATCGGCGTATTCGAGGACTATCCGCCGTTCGGCTCGATCGGCCCGGATATGAAGCCGATGGGCTACGACATCGATGTCGCCAACCTGATCGGCAGGGCGCTCAACGCCAAGGTCGAACTCGTGCAGGTGACGGGCGACAACCGCATGGCCTACCTCGCCGATCACAAGGCCGACATGCTGCTGTCGGTCGGCCAGACACCCGAGCGCGAAAAGGTGATCGATTTCTCGCAACCTTATGCGCCCTACTACCTCGCGGTGTTCGGCCCCAAAGCCTTGCCCGTGAAGAACGCCGCCGACCTCGCCGGCAAGTCGATTTCGGTCGCGCGCGGCACGCTGGAAGACCTGAGCGTGACCAAGATCGCGCCGCCCACCGCGAACATCAAACGCTTCGACGATCCTAACGGCGCAATTTCGGCGTTTCTTTCTGGTCAGGTACAGTTGATGGTAGTCGGCAACGACGTCGGCGCCACGATTCTCGCGCGTCATCCGGCCAACGATCCCGAGCAGAAATTCTCGCTGTTCAGCTCGCCCGATCACGTCGGTTTGAACAAGAACGAGCCGCGTCTGAAGCAGAAGGTCGACGAAACGATTGCCAAGGCCCGCAAGGACGGCACCATGAACGCGATTTCGCAGAAGTGGCTGCGGGCGCCGCTGCCGGCCGACCTCTGA
- a CDS encoding (2Fe-2S)-binding protein, which yields MTTLNINGQTHTVDAPPDMPLLWVLRDLVGLTGTKFGCGIAQCGACTVHLDGVAVRSCVLPAAAVGDRKITTIEAVGSTPAGQKVQQAWRQLDVVQCGYCQSGQVMSAASLLASNPNPTDADIDAAMAGNICRCGTYNRIRAAIKQAAKGA from the coding sequence ATGACAACGCTCAATATCAACGGCCAGACGCACACCGTCGACGCGCCGCCCGACATGCCCCTCCTGTGGGTCTTGCGCGATCTGGTCGGTCTGACCGGCACGAAGTTCGGTTGCGGCATCGCTCAATGCGGCGCCTGCACCGTGCACCTCGACGGCGTGGCGGTGCGCTCGTGCGTATTGCCGGCCGCCGCGGTCGGCGACCGCAAGATCACCACCATCGAAGCGGTGGGCAGCACGCCGGCCGGCCAGAAAGTTCAGCAGGCATGGCGTCAACTCGACGTGGTGCAATGCGGCTACTGTCAGTCGGGGCAGGTGATGTCGGCCGCTTCGCTGCTCGCGAGCAACCCCAATCCTACCGATGCGGACATCGACGCCGCAATGGCCGGCAATATCTGCCGCTGCGGAACGTATAACCGCATCCGCGCGGCGATCAAGCAAGCCGCGAAGGGAGCCTGA